In Acropora muricata isolate sample 2 chromosome 11, ASM3666990v1, whole genome shotgun sequence, one DNA window encodes the following:
- the LOC136889096 gene encoding putative nuclease HARBI1: MHITDLLAEDLRRKTQRNHPISALQQVLIALRFYASGSFLQVIGDTIGVDKSTVSRVVTNVSLALVAKQQQYIKWPKDQQEFGKSKNSFYQRGKFPCVFGCVDGTHIRIQAPHENENGYVNRKGFHSINVQGIGLFINIVARWPGSTHDSHVFSSSNICHHIEENYHSLGDGILLGDSGYACRPFMMTPYSNPSTPAQVAYNEAHCKTRVIIEQTFGCWKRRFHVLHSEIRMAPEKVCIIIGACAVLHNIATILNEPMEDGDAGDEMNVGDVYCGPDQGQAVRNYICQTYFS; encoded by the exons ATGCACATCACTGACCTTCTAGCAGAAGACCTTCGCCGTAAAACCCAGCGAAATCACCCTATCTCCGCTCTTCAGCAAGTGCTAATTGCTTTAAGATTTTACGCAAGTGGCAGTTTCCTCCAGGTAATTGGTGACACCATTGGCGTTGATAAGTCTACAGTTTCACGAGTGGTGACCAATGTATCTCTGGCACTTGTTGCAAAACAGCAGCAGTACATCAAGTGGCCTAAAGACCAACAAGAGTTCGGAAAGTCAAAAAATTCATTCTACCAACGTGGAAAGTTTCCATGTGTGTTCGGATGTGTGGATGGTACCCACATTAGAATTCAAGCACCTCACGAAAACGAAAATGGATATGTAAATCGTAAAGGTTTTCACTCCATAAACGTCCAAGGGATAG gttTGTTTATTAATATTGTAGCCAGATGGCCTGGTAGTACCCATGACAGCCATGTTTTCAGCTCCTCCAATATTTGCCATCATATTGAGGAAAACTATCACTCACTGGGTGATGGAATTCTTTTGGGGGACAGTGGTTATGCATGCCGGCCATTCATGATGACCCCCTATAGCAACCCCAGTACCCCTGCTCAAGTTGCTTACAATGAGGCACACTGTAAAACAAGGGTGATTATTGAGCAAACTTTTGGCTGCTGGAAACGTCGCTTTCATGTGCTGCATTCAGAAATTCGTATGGCACCTGAAAAAGTATGCATCATTATTGGTGCATGTGCAGTTTTGCACAACATCGCAACCATATTAAATGAGCCAATGGAAGACGGAGATGCTGGTGATGAAATGAATGTTGGCGATGTTTATTGTGGTCCTGACCAAGGACAAGCTGTAAGAAATTATATTTGCCAAACCTATTTTAGCTAG